In the genome of Mytilus edulis chromosome 14, xbMytEdul2.2, whole genome shotgun sequence, the window CCCTCTGTGCAAACATTACGCACAAATCGTGTGAGTCGGTACTTCCGCTTTCAGAGGCAATAAGCAAACGCCGCACGAGCAGTAGCAAGATAATTTCCGGTCTTTCGGAACAAATTACCATGACGGAAAAGGTGATGAACAATAGGCACGTTCAGCTAGAAACAATCGAGAAGACGGAAATGGATATCAAAAGCCAACTTGGTGATATGAGACAAAGGTTTTTGGATTTTTTCAGCCAAATGGAGGGAAGAATTTTAGACAAGATTGCGCAAGCGAGAATGAAAGAGGGCGGAGTTCTCCAAACGGAGATTGATATATGTCACGGACTGCTAAATGAAATTGAAGATTCTATAAAGACTGTGCAAGAAGCATTAGAGTATGCGGATGAAATTAAATTTCTTACTAAATATAATGACCATCTGAAGCGTTATAATGAACGACAACAACGGATAAAATCAATGACTGAAAGTCTTAGGGATATCAGAATATCCTTTCAGGCTAACCGCGAAATTGAACATCATCTATTCCAAATCAAAAGCGTTGGTACACTAAGCATAGACAGAACACGTAGTAAAATAGCTGGACTAGGACAAAACCACCATGAATTTCTTGGTACTAGTAATCAAGATTTCATGTACGATTTTATAAATGTACCAAAGACAGCACGATCAACCGTTGACATTGCATTTGTCAGACCAAATACACATCGACCAACGACATACAACCCGAGTTCAACGTCACTTCCGTCAATAAGATCTATCAGCGAGAAAGGAGATATGACGTCACGAACATCTCGCATGTCCTACATTGAAATACAATCTCAGCGAGACCCACCTCAGGTTGATTATGAAACAGAGCAACCAGGCGTCAGTATCGCATACAAAAGCTCAAAGACGATCAAAGCGACTTTGAAGACTGAACTTGATGTTGCAGTAGCTTTCCAAAAAGAGTGTTCTATTGAAGGTGCGGCTTTTCTGAAATCAGGTTATATCGTATTGTCAGACTCAGCAAACAGTTCACTGAAGCTTCTTAATTCGAAATATCAGTTTCTGACAATGACCAAATTTTCTTCTAACCCTGGCGATATAACGACTGTAGGTGAATTCGACGTCGTTGTGTGTCTCCCTGACACCATGCGCTTAAAGCATCAGAAAATAGAAAACGAGCGCATATATTCTGGAGAGGTTTTGTCGGTTAGCGATAAATGCTACTCCGTTTCCTTCAACAAAGGAACACTTGCTACATGTTCCAGCAAAAGCATTTACGTTTTCCAACGCGACCATAATGCCTGGCTCAAAACTACGACAATTCCGGTACGATCCGAAAGTCTGATGTACATCGCCGTGGATCCATCGGGAGAGAAACTTGTCGTTACTCGAAACGGACATCCAAACACTTCAATTATCTGCATGACAATCCGAGGaacaaaaatttggaatttcTCACACGAGAGTGTCAAGCTTCCTCGTGGAGTTGTTTTCTATGGCAACAGGATTCTCGTGGCCGCTTGGGATCAGCATAAAATACTTCAGATCAGCTCCGATGGTCGTCTTGAAGGAGTAGTCGTAAACCAAGGAATTCAATGGCCATGGAAAATCAGTCTTAATCATCGTGGGGACAAAATGATTGTCTCACAGTGCTACTATAGACTAGCAACGAAAGAGAAAAACTGCTTGAAAATATTTAAACTGAGCAAACCGGAGCCTAAAGAGATTGTTACAGACCGAACAATAGAAGAATAAATAGAGTCCGTAAGAAAaagtgaaaataagaaaattttaaacaaaggAATATTTGAGCACAATTACTTTGAGAAGAGAAATAACACTTGTTCAGTCACATATAAGTTCTGATGCAATCTATGCGATTGGTAGTAGGTTTAAAGAGTTCTTCTGGCTGTATGAAGAAGAAAATATGATAATTGCATATACATTGTAtcattcaatattgaaataaaagaatGCCCCTCCTTTTTCTAAATTCTTGTTCACCAACTGTTAAAAAACTCGAACTTTCAGAATGCaggtttaaatgaaaaataatctaAGTAGAAAGGTTAACATGGCGTTAACGTTTGTTCACATCGGTTGCtgcccaaaattaaaaaaaaatgtccaatttcaatggtgtctgttttttttttttttttttagatcaaaagGTTAacattaccatagccgtatttggcacaacattttggaatttaggGTCATcaattgctcttcaactttatgcTTGTTTTGCTTTCTaaccattttgatctgagcgtcactgattaatCTTAAGTAGACGGAACGAGCGTCTggattattaaattataagcctagtacctttaataactattaaaaGATTAAATCTGATGCAATCAAACAAACTTGGGTAAACATGCAAATATGCACATGTACCATGTTATAAACAAATCACGAAATCCGGGTACACACAATTACCGATATATTATTTGTGGTGACACGTTTAGGTCATAAgacatctttaataaaaaaaaatcataatgtttTTGGAGAAATAACGAGACCACAGCGGAATTCCCATATTGACGTTATGCTAATCAAAGATAGTTCTCAAACCGGAATAAACGTATTGTAAAGTAAGCACTTAAAACAAAAAATGAGATTACAAATATTGAGGATTTGGAAATGTAACTCAACAGACCGCTGTTTAAGTGCAATTGGTTTGTTTATATTACTCTTTTAAAATAATCTAAAGAATcttatcgcaccgcgggtaagttatcacgttgtgattggtttaacgccgtcacgtaGTGACCCCCTATAAGTAAATTGTATAatggttcatgacgcgttaatggtgacgtcatctattaatgttctTGTGTttcatatgtttatttttcaacaaaacgcatcAGAAAAAGTCTAGCGTGCGATGAATTCGTTGtaggttaactactgacccctacggatccatagaggtcatagagggtgaataaaatccataggccTCACTTCCTATGGATTTTattaaccctctatggatccgtaggggtcagtagcgaaccatataacgtATATTAGTATTCGCGTGGTGTAAAGCACAACAAGGTTGACGTGATAGTTTTGGAAAGAAGATATAATCGTGTTGTCGATGGTAAAGGTCTTCAGAGACTTCAGATTGACAAAAAAGTTAACTTTTTCACAGCTGGGCTTTAAATTCAGCGAAGATTTGATATGTTAGTGATTGAGAGTGGCGGACAACTATCAAACAAGGACCAAAAGGATAATTTCCAAATATTAAATAACTACTAGACGAACAGTTTGAACAATCACTGTCACCCTCCTACAGGTACTTGACTATGCGAATTTACAATCGAGCTGTTGCACATGCACCAATATAACAGTTGAATACTAGTACCCCTTTGTTCACGATAATTATCGGGACAATAGTTTAGCATTTTTGCGAATTTAGGtctctatttatttattttgataattgaaaAATAAGGTAATTTTTACTTGCCCCAACAAATTGATAAAAGATGtcattaaaggtcaataactccaaTACGGATTCGTCTGACGATTTAAAACATCTTGACTTACTTGTAGATTTTGCCTTGCTGGTAAATATTTGCTGTATCTCTTatcatattcaagataataaaagcAAACTTTAAAAAACCGCTATTTCATGGCGATAAGTCCTATAAGAACCAAGCAATTCAAAAACCATGGAAAATCAGTCTTAATCATCGAGGGGACGAGATGATTGTCTCACAGTGCTACTATAAGCTGGTAACGAAAAGACAACTTTTAAGCTTAGCAAACCGAAGCCTTAAGAGATTGTTACAGACGAACAAGAAGAAAAAGTGTCCGTAAGAAAAgggtaatataaaaaaatctcaCAAGACTATGGCGAAGAAATAGAACACTTGAGCACGATTGTTTAAAGA includes:
- the LOC139502909 gene encoding uncharacterized protein, which produces MASAIKAAKEELICHICKNNLNDPKTLLCLHSFCKNCIQGFIVENVKNAKKPKGFECPTCRRETSVAKFIGKAPGEWADELHTNESLVNILKLLTLSDDQTSRQCPFHMSKEVEFFCEQHLTLACSLCANITHKSCESVLPLSEAISKRRTSSSKIISGLSEQITMTEKVMNNRHVQLETIEKTEMDIKSQLGDMRQRFLDFFSQMEGRILDKIAQARMKEGGVLQTEIDICHGLLNEIEDSIKTVQEALEYADEIKFLTKYNDHLKRYNERQQRIKSMTESLRDIRISFQANREIEHHLFQIKSVGTLSIDRTRSKIAGLGQNHHEFLGTSNQDFMYDFINVPKTARSTVDIAFVRPNTHRPTTYNPSSTSLPSIRSISEKGDMTSRTSRMSYIEIQSQRDPPQVDYETEQPGVSIAYKSSKTIKATLKTELDVAVAFQKECSIEGAAFLKSGYIVLSDSANSSLKLLNSKYQFLTMTKFSSNPGDITTVGEFDVVVCLPDTMRLKHQKIENERIYSGEVLSVSDKCYSVSFNKGTLATCSSKSIYVFQRDHNAWLKTTTIPVRSESLMYIAVDPSGEKLVVTRNGHPNTSIICMTIRGTKIWNFSHESVKLPRGVVFYGNRILVAAWDQHKILQISSDGRLEGVVVNQGIQWPWKISLNHRGDKMIVSQCYYRLATKEKNCLKIFKLSKPEPKEIVTDRTIEE